In Solobacterium moorei, a single genomic region encodes these proteins:
- the trxB gene encoding thioredoxin-disulfide reductase, translating to MVDVIIIGAGTAGLSAAIYVQRAGKKALVLEESTYGGQIINTADIENYPGIKHISGFDFATDLYNQAKDLGTTFAFEGVVKIENCEDEKVVYTTKNEYHAKAIIIATGMKRRELGIEREKELTGKGVSYCATCDGMFFRGKNVAVNGGGNVAVEDAEYLTRFCKRVYIIHRRDEFRADEAEVVKLDGKENLVKVMDSTVTKLNGDDRLHSIEVTDKNTGETKTLNVDALFVAIGQIPMNQIFSDIVELDERGFIKTDEECRTSAKGIYAAGDCRVKTVRQLTTAASDGAIAALNACNTL from the coding sequence ATGGTAGATGTAATTATCATTGGTGCAGGGACTGCTGGTTTATCAGCGGCTATTTATGTACAAAGAGCAGGAAAGAAAGCTTTAGTGTTAGAAGAGTCTACTTATGGTGGACAGATCATCAATACAGCAGATATAGAAAACTATCCAGGTATCAAACATATTTCTGGGTTCGATTTTGCGACAGATCTTTACAATCAAGCAAAAGACTTAGGCACAACTTTTGCGTTTGAAGGTGTAGTGAAGATTGAAAACTGTGAGGACGAAAAGGTCGTTTACACGACAAAGAATGAATATCATGCAAAAGCGATTATTATCGCTACTGGTATGAAGCGTAGAGAACTAGGAATTGAGCGTGAAAAGGAACTAACAGGTAAGGGTGTATCCTATTGTGCAACTTGTGATGGTATGTTTTTTAGAGGTAAAAATGTAGCTGTAAATGGTGGTGGTAATGTAGCGGTTGAAGATGCAGAGTATTTAACACGTTTCTGCAAACGTGTATATATTATTCATCGTCGTGATGAATTCCGTGCTGATGAAGCTGAAGTAGTAAAACTTGATGGTAAGGAAAACCTTGTAAAGGTAATGGATAGTACCGTTACAAAACTAAATGGAGATGACCGTCTACATTCCATTGAAGTAACAGATAAGAATACTGGTGAAACAAAGACATTAAATGTGGACGCTTTATTTGTTGCAATTGGACAAATTCCAATGAATCAGATCTTCTCTGATATTGTTGAATTAGATGAACGTGGATTTATCAAAACAGATGAAGAATGCCGTACATCTGCTAAGGGCATTTATGCAGCAGGAGATTGTCGTGTAAAGACCGTTCGTCAATTAACAACAGCTGCTAGTGATGGTGCTATCGCCGCTTTGAATGCATGTAATACTTTATAA
- the nrdD gene encoding anaerobic ribonucleoside-triphosphate reductase, translating into MNVIKRSGEELAFDVSKIENAITKANNATDLSHRTTAKVIRDITERVSSKCKSLKRSVSVEEIQDMVENELMKAQVFQVAHNYITYRYERALVRKANTTDQKILSLLERNNEEAKQENSNKNPTVNSTQRDYMAGEVSKDITKRFLLPQDIYEAHEKGIIHFHDSDYFAQPMYNCCLVNLEDMLQNGTVISGTAIEKPHSFATACNIATQIIAQVASNQYGGQTITLSHLAPFVEVSRQKHRRNVAEELAIAGIEVDNDKINALAELRVRKEITTGVQTIQYQIITLMTTNGQAPFVTVFMYLDEVEAGQTRDDLALIIEEMLKQRMTGVKNEKGIYITPAFPKLIYALDEDNVYEDSKYYYLTKLAAECTAKRMVPDYISAKVMKNLKNGDVYPCMGCRSFLTVDRFTDKDLGNIAEAENYDRNHHKYYGRFNQGVVTINLVDVACSSKGNEEEFWKIFDERLNLCYRALMIRHKRLLGTPSDVAPILWQYGAIARLKKGEVIDKLLFNGYSTISLGYGGLYECVHYMTGTSHTTEKGKEFGMRVMQHLNDACNKWKAETNIDFSVYGTPMESTTYKFAKCLQERFGIIKGVTDRAYITNSYHVHVAEDINAFDKLTLESDFQQLSPGGAISYVEVPNMQNNIPAVLALMKHIYNTITYAELNTKSDYCQVCGYDGEISIVEDEHHKLIWKCPCCGNTDQTKMNVARRTCGYIGTQFWNQGRTQEIKERVLHL; encoded by the coding sequence ATGAACGTAATTAAGCGTAGTGGCGAGGAACTCGCTTTCGATGTTTCGAAGATTGAAAATGCGATTACAAAGGCAAATAACGCAACAGATTTGTCACATCGTACAACAGCAAAAGTAATCCGTGATATTACAGAACGTGTTTCTAGCAAGTGCAAATCTCTAAAGAGATCTGTATCTGTTGAAGAAATTCAAGATATGGTTGAAAACGAATTAATGAAGGCACAGGTTTTCCAAGTGGCGCATAACTATATTACATATCGTTATGAACGTGCTTTAGTTCGTAAGGCAAATACTACAGACCAAAAGATTCTTTCCTTATTAGAAAGAAACAATGAAGAAGCTAAACAAGAAAACTCCAATAAAAATCCAACTGTAAATAGTACACAGCGTGACTACATGGCGGGTGAAGTTTCTAAAGATATCACAAAGCGTTTTTTATTGCCTCAAGATATCTATGAAGCACATGAAAAGGGTATTATCCATTTCCATGATTCAGATTACTTTGCACAACCAATGTATAACTGTTGTTTAGTCAATCTAGAGGACATGTTACAAAATGGGACAGTCATTTCAGGTACTGCAATTGAAAAACCTCATAGTTTTGCGACTGCTTGCAATATCGCAACACAAATCATTGCGCAGGTAGCTTCAAACCAATATGGTGGACAAACAATTACACTATCTCATCTTGCACCATTTGTTGAAGTATCACGTCAAAAGCATCGTCGTAACGTTGCGGAAGAATTGGCTATAGCAGGAATCGAAGTTGATAATGACAAGATTAATGCACTTGCAGAATTGCGTGTACGTAAGGAGATCACAACAGGTGTACAGACAATTCAGTATCAAATCATTACACTGATGACTACAAATGGACAGGCACCTTTCGTGACAGTGTTTATGTATCTAGATGAAGTGGAAGCTGGTCAGACAAGAGATGACCTTGCGCTTATCATCGAAGAGATGCTCAAGCAAAGAATGACAGGTGTTAAGAACGAAAAAGGTATCTATATTACACCGGCATTCCCTAAACTGATCTATGCGTTAGATGAAGATAATGTATATGAAGATAGCAAGTATTACTACTTAACAAAACTTGCGGCTGAATGTACTGCGAAGAGAATGGTACCTGACTATATCTCTGCTAAAGTAATGAAGAACCTTAAGAACGGTGATGTATATCCATGTATGGGATGTCGTTCCTTCTTAACAGTAGACCGCTTTACAGATAAAGATTTAGGAAATATTGCGGAAGCAGAGAACTATGATCGTAATCACCATAAATACTATGGAAGATTTAACCAAGGTGTTGTAACAATTAACTTAGTTGATGTGGCATGTTCTTCAAAGGGAAATGAAGAAGAGTTCTGGAAGATCTTTGATGAAAGATTAAATCTCTGCTATAGAGCATTGATGATTCGTCATAAGAGATTGCTTGGAACACCATCTGATGTAGCACCTATCTTATGGCAATATGGTGCGATTGCTCGTTTGAAGAAGGGTGAGGTTATCGATAAACTATTGTTTAATGGATATAGCACAATTTCATTAGGCTATGGTGGCTTATATGAGTGTGTACACTATATGACTGGTACATCTCATACAACAGAGAAGGGCAAAGAGTTTGGTATGCGTGTAATGCAGCACTTGAATGATGCTTGCAACAAATGGAAGGCTGAAACAAATATTGACTTCTCCGTATATGGAACACCGATGGAGTCTACAACATACAAGTTTGCAAAGTGTCTACAAGAGCGTTTTGGAATAATCAAGGGTGTTACAGACCGTGCATATATTACAAATAGTTATCATGTACATGTTGCTGAAGATATCAATGCATTTGATAAGCTAACGTTAGAATCTGACTTCCAACAGTTATCTCCAGGTGGCGCAATCAGCTATGTAGAAGTTCCGAATATGCAGAATAACATTCCTGCAGTACTTGCACTTATGAAGCATATCTATAATACAATTACATACGCTGAATTGAATACAAAGAGTGACTATTGCCAAGTATGTGGATATGATGGCGAAATTAGTATCGTTGAAGATGAACACCATAAGTTAATTTGGAAGTGCCCATGTTGCGGTAATACAGATCAAACAAAGATGAACGTGGCACGTCGAACATGTGGTTATATTGGAACACAATTCTGGAATCAAGGAAGAACACAAGAAATCAAAGAACGCGTACTACACCTATAA
- a CDS encoding FAD-dependent oxidoreductase, with product MNNYAKIALSSLMALSLVACSGGKYKAGTYTGVAAGRNGDVKVEVTVSANKIESVKVVEQQETESIATEALTTVPEAIVKNQSANVDTVSGATITSKAIIEAAKNALEQAGAKDDGSAKKHENVKVTYKEGTYTGTGTGYNGPINLTVTFTKDGISEIDYSDNKETNHIGTPAFDYLVADAKEANGAGIDVISGATFTSIGFKNALIDAAKQAEASDLDGFKKNTVEHKAGEAIEKTTDVVVVGAGGAGMATAVQSAQNGNSVVVLEVNAEIGGNTVASGGQFQSAQSYLVWDPADPDATTGVYKGVTYNKVHNATGNIKVLKEILNWNEKEFDSKYFDNTPFVAGDIETLSHAGVHAEYLSTLKELKSEIQAYLNWAQPQLDAGKAEGEITLFSTPNLHIFQTYYGGLRPNAEKTSWIYGSYDLVKQFVDGGQDLKGWLENQGAIFDNSIQPIIVGALWNRENDFKGSDLDGDGTPDPDGKNVKGKTVWNTYFATTKKTLLETAANHADNEIMLRTKVTELITDKDGKVVGVKGVQYDGTPVTIHAKKGVVLATGGYAADIKRVMETNDYWADGDITTHTRTTNRSSLVGSGIDMGVAVGAETTGMGFAQMMPISWVDNGNLAFGGGHYAIYINPTTGKRFVNETGERDVLSLAEFENGVSFNGTNGTIMDIANSNQLVPGPYPYGTPKDEDLTLWESDVKDRQYTRTVDQLGELFKQLGFECTQEEVINTIKEYDMALMTGTENTLNPTKTGWTTLIGTAEKDENGKYIVDTYKLEGVKLKIRLLAPSTHHTMGGLGVDAQRHVLDKDGNIIKGLYAAGEVTGGIHGGNRLGGNAIVEIFVSGRTAADTIVADNK from the coding sequence ATGAATAATTACGCAAAGATTGCACTCAGTTCATTGATGGCTTTGTCTCTTGTTGCATGTTCAGGTGGCAAGTATAAAGCTGGAACTTACACGGGTGTAGCGGCTGGACGTAATGGTGACGTTAAGGTTGAAGTTACTGTTTCAGCAAACAAGATTGAGTCTGTAAAAGTGGTAGAGCAGCAAGAAACAGAGAGTATTGCGACAGAAGCTTTAACAACAGTTCCAGAAGCAATTGTAAAGAACCAGTCAGCAAACGTTGACACAGTCTCTGGCGCAACAATCACATCAAAAGCTATCATCGAGGCAGCTAAGAATGCTTTAGAACAAGCAGGTGCTAAGGATGATGGCAGTGCGAAGAAGCATGAAAATGTAAAGGTGACATATAAGGAAGGTACATATACAGGTACTGGCACAGGTTATAATGGTCCTATCAACTTAACAGTTACATTTACAAAGGATGGTATTTCCGAAATCGATTATAGTGACAACAAAGAAACAAATCATATCGGAACACCAGCATTTGATTATTTAGTAGCAGATGCTAAGGAAGCAAATGGTGCAGGCATCGATGTTATTTCAGGTGCTACATTTACTTCAATTGGTTTCAAGAATGCCCTAATTGACGCAGCAAAACAGGCAGAAGCTAGTGATTTAGATGGCTTTAAGAAGAATACAGTAGAACATAAAGCGGGTGAAGCAATCGAAAAGACAACTGACGTTGTTGTAGTAGGTGCTGGTGGTGCTGGTATGGCTACAGCAGTACAATCTGCACAGAATGGTAATTCAGTTGTTGTATTAGAAGTGAATGCCGAAATCGGTGGTAACACAGTTGCTTCTGGTGGACAGTTCCAGTCTGCACAATCATACTTAGTTTGGGATCCGGCTGATCCAGATGCAACAACAGGAGTTTATAAGGGTGTTACATACAACAAAGTTCATAACGCTACTGGTAACATCAAGGTATTAAAGGAAATCCTTAACTGGAATGAAAAGGAATTCGATAGCAAGTACTTTGATAACACGCCATTTGTAGCAGGTGATATTGAAACATTGTCACATGCTGGTGTGCACGCGGAATACTTAAGTACATTAAAAGAATTGAAGAGTGAGATTCAGGCTTACTTGAACTGGGCGCAGCCACAGTTAGATGCAGGTAAGGCAGAAGGTGAAATCACATTATTCTCAACTCCAAATCTACATATCTTCCAGACATATTATGGTGGATTAAGACCAAACGCTGAAAAGACATCATGGATCTATGGCTCATATGATCTTGTCAAGCAGTTCGTTGATGGTGGACAAGACCTCAAAGGTTGGTTAGAAAATCAAGGTGCAATCTTTGATAACTCTATTCAGCCAATTATTGTAGGTGCTTTATGGAATCGTGAAAATGACTTCAAGGGAAGTGATCTTGATGGAGATGGAACACCAGATCCAGATGGAAAGAATGTAAAGGGTAAGACAGTTTGGAATACATACTTTGCAACAACTAAGAAGACATTACTTGAAACAGCTGCTAACCATGCAGACAATGAAATCATGTTACGTACAAAGGTAACAGAACTTATCACAGATAAGGATGGAAAAGTGGTTGGTGTTAAGGGTGTTCAATATGATGGCACTCCAGTAACAATCCATGCTAAGAAGGGTGTAGTACTCGCAACTGGTGGGTACGCTGCAGATATTAAGCGTGTTATGGAAACAAATGACTACTGGGCTGATGGTGATATCACAACACATACACGTACAACAAACCGTTCTTCATTAGTAGGCTCTGGTATTGATATGGGCGTTGCTGTTGGTGCAGAAACAACAGGTATGGGCTTTGCTCAGATGATGCCTATCTCTTGGGTAGATAATGGCAACCTTGCATTTGGTGGTGGACACTATGCAATCTATATTAACCCTACAACTGGTAAGCGTTTCGTTAATGAAACAGGTGAGCGTGACGTGTTATCACTAGCTGAATTTGAAAATGGTGTAAGCTTTAATGGCACAAATGGAACAATTATGGATATCGCAAACTCCAACCAATTAGTTCCTGGTCCATATCCTTATGGAACACCAAAGGATGAAGATCTAACTCTTTGGGAAAGTGATGTTAAGGATAGACAGTACACAAGAACTGTTGATCAGTTAGGTGAGTTGTTCAAGCAGTTAGGCTTTGAATGCACACAAGAAGAAGTTATCAATACAATCAAGGAATATGATATGGCATTGATGACAGGTACTGAAAATACATTGAATCCAACAAAGACTGGTTGGACAACATTGATTGGTACAGCTGAAAAGGATGAAAATGGTAAGTATATCGTTGATACTTATAAACTTGAAGGTGTGAAGCTAAAGATTAGATTATTAGCTCCATCTACACACCATACAATGGGTGGTTTAGGGGTTGATGCACAGCGTCACGTATTAGATAAAGATGGTAATATCATCAAGGGTCTATACGCTGCTGGTGAAGTAACTGGTGGTATCCACGGTGGTAACCGTTTAGGTGGTAATGCGATTGTTGAAATTTTCGTTTCAGGTCGTACAGCTGCTGATACAATCGTTGCAGACAACAAGTAA
- a CDS encoding HAD family hydrolase, translating to MNQIKCIFFDLGWTLLEPCSGDWNLNQKFYELFSREKISRLDYNVWQHAYNTAYLPFIENPKMTSEQEQIERYTRFYLTLFDQAKLDGTFQHAVKLAVDMVENLATMSLIPGSLETLKTLKDEGYRIGIISDTWPYIGKRIHAFKLDEYVDQYTYSYELGVLKPNVLMFQDALEKSGFKPEECIFIDDQIKNLEAAGSLGIHPVQIVYHEGAETGEYPMIQKPSDILNLLKQYQ from the coding sequence ATGAATCAGATAAAATGTATATTTTTTGATTTAGGCTGGACCCTTCTAGAACCATGCAGCGGTGATTGGAATTTGAATCAAAAATTCTATGAACTATTTTCTCGAGAGAAAATTTCGAGACTCGACTACAACGTATGGCAACATGCATACAATACAGCGTATTTACCATTTATTGAAAATCCAAAAATGACAAGTGAACAGGAGCAGATCGAAAGATATACCCGTTTCTATCTAACGTTGTTTGATCAAGCAAAGTTAGATGGAACATTTCAACATGCAGTAAAGCTTGCGGTTGATATGGTAGAGAATCTTGCAACAATGAGTTTAATACCAGGTTCCTTAGAAACACTAAAAACATTAAAGGATGAAGGGTATCGTATTGGAATTATTTCTGATACATGGCCATATATTGGAAAACGTATTCATGCATTCAAACTGGATGAATATGTTGATCAATACACGTATAGTTATGAATTAGGTGTTTTGAAACCTAATGTACTTATGTTTCAAGATGCATTAGAAAAATCTGGGTTTAAACCTGAAGAGTGTATTTTCATTGATGACCAGATAAAGAATCTCGAAGCCGCAGGATCTCTGGGAATTCATCCTGTACAAATCGTTTATCATGAAGGTGCTGAAACAGGAGAATATCCAATGATTCAAAAACCAAGTGATATTCTGAATTTACTAAAACAATATCAATAA
- the bcp gene encoding thioredoxin-dependent thiol peroxidase — translation MLNVGVKAPDFKLLDQNGVEHTLSEYKGKKVILYFYPKDNTSGCTAEACNFRDRLPQIQEKGTIVLGISKDSVKSHKKFESNYDLPFTLLSDESTETIQAYDVWVEKSMYGRKYMGIERSTYLIDEKGIIIKTFQKVKATSHVEDVVKEL, via the coding sequence ATGTTAAATGTAGGAGTAAAAGCACCTGACTTCAAATTGCTGGATCAAAATGGTGTAGAACATACACTTTCTGAATATAAAGGAAAGAAGGTAATCCTCTATTTTTATCCAAAGGATAATACATCAGGTTGTACAGCAGAAGCTTGTAACTTCCGTGATCGCTTGCCACAAATCCAGGAAAAGGGAACGATTGTATTAGGTATTTCGAAGGATAGTGTAAAATCACATAAGAAGTTTGAAAGTAATTATGATTTACCGTTTACATTATTATCTGACGAAAGTACAGAAACCATTCAAGCATATGATGTTTGGGTAGAGAAATCTATGTATGGTCGTAAGTATATGGGAATTGAACGTTCAACTTACTTAATTGATGAAAAAGGTATTATCATCAAGACTTTCCAAAAAGTAAAAGCTACAAGCCATGTTGAGGATGTTGTAAAAGAGTTATAA
- a CDS encoding ISL3 family transposase, with product MAIDYIITSALNLSQDQVQSLSTYRNHDTLNIYLLLINKHPICPYCGADTSSKGLLTYTFKTQDIAGLKTIVNWKRRRYKCHDCHRTFSEDNIFTPDGMHSTFSMVDQIMKDLGDISINLKTIALRAHVSIPTVELYADSYLRIPRQFLPEYLGIDELYSDMALKNSSYLCVMVDNKARVLNEVIQSRSKKELSTYFENIPLSERQRVKIVTMDMWQPYKDVVKKYLPNAIVAVDPFHVIEHLTSGFSRLRIDIMNHYEKGSRAYYLLKTWHKLLETDYNLDNEPKYNSFFRQKLNYRNLYDQLLEIDPVLTLAYHLKELFRNFNRTAIYPSCTIEITSILDAFISADIPAYEDFLTSITNWKEEYLNSFRRPYDDRKQSNALSEYMNSRLRVLINVSNGLSNFPRFRARVLYALNRKLYYTITDHLQSNKRIGKKRGSYKK from the coding sequence ATGGCTATTGATTATATTATCACATCTGCTTTGAACTTGTCCCAAGATCAAGTTCAAAGTCTATCTACATATCGCAATCATGATACCTTGAATATTTATCTTCTACTGATAAATAAACATCCCATTTGTCCTTACTGTGGTGCTGATACATCTAGTAAAGGACTTCTAACATATACATTCAAAACGCAAGACATCGCTGGTCTAAAAACGATTGTCAACTGGAAACGTAGACGATATAAGTGTCATGACTGTCATCGTACTTTTAGTGAAGACAATATCTTTACCCCTGATGGTATGCACTCCACCTTCTCTATGGTCGATCAAATCATGAAAGATCTAGGTGATATCTCCATTAACTTAAAGACAATTGCACTAAGAGCACATGTATCTATTCCTACGGTAGAACTCTATGCCGATAGTTACTTGAGAATTCCAAGGCAGTTCTTACCCGAGTATCTAGGAATTGATGAACTATATTCTGACATGGCGTTAAAAAACAGTTCTTACTTATGTGTCATGGTCGATAATAAAGCTCGTGTTCTAAACGAAGTCATACAGTCTCGTTCAAAAAAGGAACTCAGCACTTACTTTGAAAATATCCCATTAAGTGAGAGACAAAGAGTGAAGATTGTGACCATGGATATGTGGCAGCCATACAAAGATGTTGTAAAGAAATATCTGCCCAACGCCATCGTCGCTGTAGATCCTTTCCATGTCATCGAGCATCTTACATCTGGATTCTCACGTCTACGTATCGATATCATGAATCATTATGAAAAAGGAAGTAGAGCTTATTATCTTCTTAAAACATGGCATAAATTACTGGAAACCGACTACAACTTAGATAACGAGCCGAAATATAACAGTTTCTTTAGGCAAAAATTGAATTATCGAAATCTATATGATCAGTTATTGGAGATTGATCCAGTCTTAACGCTTGCCTACCACTTAAAAGAATTATTTCGCAACTTTAATAGAACTGCTATTTACCCATCTTGTACAATCGAAATTACCTCCATACTAGATGCGTTTATTTCTGCCGACATACCTGCGTACGAAGACTTTTTGACATCTATCACAAACTGGAAAGAGGAGTATCTCAACTCGTTTAGAAGACCGTATGATGACAGAAAACAATCGAATGCACTATCAGAATATATGAATAGTAGATTACGTGTACTGATCAATGTTTCTAATGGTCTTTCAAACTTTCCAAGATTCCGTGCTAGAGTGCTCTACGCGTTAAACAGAAAACTATATTACACAATTACGGATCACCTTCAATCCAACAAAAGGATTGGAAAGAAGCGTGGTTCATACAAAAAATAA
- a CDS encoding IS1182 family transposase — MTCRNNIKHDSIIFDTIDNLVPPDHMVRKLEEAVDWNFIYPLVKDLYSSEGRPSIDPVVLFKMIFINFCFGINSMRKTCKEIEVNLAYRWFIGYEMFESIPNYSTWSQNYIRRYGDSDIFEQIFNRILKEAMDAGFVDLETVFGDGTHVKANANKRKHTDAEIEITKKCFEDSLLEEINQERALDGKKEFHSLNRTELDFDSETGEEIEIVKTKRVKQSTTDPESGNYHKGEHEECFAYEQQTFCDKHGFVLSFDTVPGNIHDSVSFFGAYRHLQGKFGDQIKNVCLDAGYKTPAIAKEIIDNHQQPILPYKRPQTKKGFFPKREYVYDEHYDWYICPNNQTLTYTTVNRQGYRQYKSNPLICASCPLKDKCTKSKNNTKVITRHVWAPYLEAAEEIRYTPLWKEIYPLRKQTIERVFAEDKENHCLRFTRERGLKKNRHRTSMIFACHNLERMARWKWEANPFLSLIPQNQYFVLLESQYY; from the coding sequence ATGACATGCAGGAATAATATAAAACACGACAGTATAATATTTGATACTATTGATAACTTAGTACCACCAGATCACATGGTCAGAAAGCTTGAAGAAGCTGTTGACTGGAACTTTATATATCCTCTGGTAAAGGATCTGTATAGTTCTGAAGGAAGACCATCCATTGATCCGGTGGTTTTATTTAAGATGATATTCATTAACTTCTGTTTTGGCATCAACAGTATGAGAAAAACCTGTAAGGAAATAGAAGTAAATCTGGCATACAGATGGTTTATAGGATATGAAATGTTTGAGAGTATTCCAAATTATTCTACCTGGAGCCAGAACTATATACGTAGATATGGAGATTCTGATATATTTGAACAAATATTCAATAGAATACTTAAGGAAGCTATGGATGCAGGATTTGTTGATCTCGAAACAGTGTTTGGAGACGGAACACACGTTAAAGCCAATGCAAATAAAAGAAAACATACAGATGCAGAAATAGAAATCACAAAAAAATGTTTTGAAGATTCCCTGCTTGAGGAAATAAACCAAGAAAGAGCATTAGATGGTAAAAAAGAATTTCACTCATTAAACAGAACAGAACTGGATTTTGATTCTGAAACAGGAGAAGAAATAGAGATAGTAAAAACAAAAAGAGTAAAGCAAAGTACTACTGATCCTGAATCCGGGAATTATCATAAAGGAGAACATGAAGAATGTTTTGCGTATGAACAGCAGACATTCTGTGATAAACATGGATTCGTATTGAGCTTTGATACAGTCCCTGGAAATATACATGACAGTGTTTCATTCTTTGGTGCATACAGACATCTTCAGGGAAAATTTGGAGATCAAATTAAAAATGTATGTTTAGATGCAGGATATAAAACACCAGCCATTGCCAAAGAGATAATAGATAATCATCAGCAGCCAATACTTCCATATAAAAGACCTCAGACGAAGAAAGGCTTTTTCCCAAAAAGAGAATATGTGTATGACGAACACTATGACTGGTATATATGTCCAAACAATCAAACATTGACATATACAACAGTGAACCGACAAGGGTACAGGCAATACAAGAGTAATCCATTAATATGTGCCAGCTGTCCGTTGAAAGATAAATGCACCAAAAGCAAGAATAATACAAAAGTGATAACCAGACATGTATGGGCACCCTATCTTGAAGCAGCAGAAGAGATAAGGTATACCCCATTATGGAAGGAAATATATCCATTACGCAAACAGACAATCGAGAGAGTATTTGCGGAGGATAAGGAGAATCATTGCTTGAGATTCACACGAGAAAGAGGGTTAAAGAAAAATCGACATAGAACGTCGATGATTTTTGCATGCCATAATCTAGAAAGAATGGCACGATGGAAATGGGAAGCAAATCCATTTTTAAGCTTAATACCTCAAAATCAGTACTTTGTCTTATTGGAAAGTCAATATTATTGA